In Streptomyces liangshanensis, the DNA window AGGCCGGCAAGTGCCCGACCAACAAGGGCCGGATCGCCTGCGTCGACCTGACGCGTCAGCTCAGCTGGATCCAGGACGGCAAGAAGCTGGTGTACGGACCGGTCCCGGTGCGCACCGGCCGCGACAAGTACGAGACCAGGACCGGCCTGAAGAAGATCGGGTGGCGTCACAAGGACCACGTGTCGTCGATCTACGACGTGCCGATGCCGTACAGCCAGTTCTTCGACGGCGGCCAGGCGTTCCACTCGGTGGGCGTGAGCATGTGGAACCCGCCGGGTTCGCACGGCTGCGTCAACATGACGAAGACGGCCGCGGCGAAGTACTGGTCGCTGCTGAAGACCGGTGACGACGTCTTCGTCTACGGCCGGAAGCCCGGAACCTGAGCCGATTGTCAGTGGGGTGCGGTAGCTTCCGAGGACTGGTTCCAAGGGGGCGACTGGGGTGACCCGATGAGTGATCTCGCGACAACAGAGGATCTGGATTCCCGGCTGGAGAAACACCGGACGGAGCTGACGGGGTACTGCTACCGGATGCTCGGTTCGGCGTTCGAGGCCGAGGACGCCGTGCAGGACACGATGGTGCGGGCGTGGCGCAGCTTCGACAAGTTCGAGGGAAGGTCCTCGCTCAGGTCGTGGCTGTACCGCATCGCGACGAACGTCTGCCTGGACATGCTGAACGCGGGCAATCGCAGGGCCCGGCCGATGGACCTGTCCGCCGCGACGCCGGTGGCCCAGGCCCAGCTGAACGCGCGCCCCGAGGTGACGTGGCTGGAGCCGGTGCCGGACGGCCGGGTGCTGCCCTCGGTGGCGGACCCGGCCGAGCAGGCGGTGGAGCGGGAGACGATCCGGTTGGCGTTCATGGCCGCGCTCCAGCACCTGCCGCCGAAGCAGCGGGCGGTGCTGATCCTGCGTGAGGTGCTCGCCTGGAAGGCGAGCGAGGTCGCGGAGCTGCTGGGCACGACGGTGGCTTCGGTGAACAGCGCGCTCCAGCGGGCGCGGGCGACGATCGCCGAGTCGGAGCCGGCGTCGACGGACGCGGCGGATCCGCTGGACGAGGAGCAGAAGGAGCTGCTGGAGCGCTATGTCACGGCCTTCGAGGGCTACGACATGAAGGCGCTGACCGCGCTCCTGCACGAGGACGCGACGCTCTCCATGCCGCCGTACGACCTGTGGCTGCGGGGTCACGACGACATCGTGGGCTGGATGCTCGGGGTGGGTTCCGTCTGCCGGGGCTCGCGCCTCATCCCGACGGTGGCCAACGGCACCCCGGCGTTCGCGCACTACCACCCGGCCGAGGACGGCAACGGGCATACGCCGTGGGCGCTGATGGTGATCGAGATCGTGGACGGCCGGATCTCGGGGATCAACTCGTTCCTGGACACGGAGCGGTGGTTCCCGCTGTTCGATCTGCCGCCGAGGCTGGAGAAGGAGTAGGGGTGGCGTGCGGGCCGGTCCGTCCAGGACCGGCCCGCACGGTACGTATCCCTCCCCCGCGCCGTTACGGGTCGTCGTCCCGGTCCGGGTACGGCCCCACCAGGTCGGCGAGCCCCACGAGGTCCAGCAACAGCAGCAGCTCCCGCCCGGCCCCCGCCACCCGCAACCGCACCGCGCGCCGCCGGGCGGTGAGCCGCAACCGGGCGAGCGCGTCGACGGCCGCGAGATTGGGCCGCTCCAGCCCGCGCACGTCACACACCACCTCGGTGACCCCACCGCCCCGCAGCCGCGCGACCAACTCGTCGCACAACCGCGACACGTCACCGGCCCCGAGCCGGCCCGAGACGACAAGAACGATCGGTTTCGTGGCATCCACAACCACACAGACCGTCGCGGGGGCCGTAACTCATCGGGTGCCGGGCGGGGCCGGTGGACCGTTGGGGAAACCGCAGGTCAGGCGATGCGTTCCAGGACGACCGGGGTCGGTTCGTACGGGGTGCCCGGGGGGGCGATGTCGTACGTGGACTCCAGGGCCTCCTGGGCGTACGGGAGCTTTTCCGGGGTGTCCGTGTGGAGGGTCAGGAGGGGCTGGCCCGCGGTGACCCGGTCGCCGGGCTTCGCGTGGAGTTCGATGCCCGCGCCCGCCTGGACCGGGTCCTCCTTGCGGGCGCGGCCGGCGCCCAGGCGCCAGGCGGCGACGCCGACGCCGTACGCGTCGAGGCGGGTGAGGACGCCCGAGGAGGGGGCCGTGATCACGTGCTGCTCGCGGGCGACCGGGAGCGCCGCGTCCGGGTCGCCGCCCTGCGCCGCGACCATCCGGCGCCAGACGTCCATCGCCGAGCCGTCGGCCAGCGCCTTCGCCGGGTCGGCGTCGCGCAGGCCGGCCGCGTCGAGCATCTCGCGCGCGAGGGCGAGGGTCAGCTCCACGACGTCGGCGGGGCCGCCGCCCGCGAGGACCTCGACGGACTCGCGGACCTCCAGCGCGTTGCCCGCGGTGAGGCCCATCGGGGTCGCCATGTCGGTGAGCAGCGCGACCGTCAGGACGCCGTGGTCGTTGCCGAGGCCGACCATCGTGGAGGCCAGTTCGCGGGCGTCCTCGACGGTCTTCATGAAGGCGCCGGAGCCGACCTTGACGTCCAGGACGAGCGAGCCCGTGCCCTCGGCGATCTTCTTGGACATGATCGAGGAGGCGATCAGCGGGATGGCCTCGACGGTGCCGGTGACGTCGCGCAGCGCGTACAGCTTCTTGTCGGCGGGGGCCAGCCCGTCGCCCGCCGCGCAGATCACCGCGCCGGTGCTCTCCAGGACGTGCAGCATCTCGGCGTTGGAGAGCAGCGCCCGCCAGCCGGGGATGGACTCCAGCTTGTCGAGGGTGCCGCCGGTGTGGCCGAGGCCGCGCCCGCTGAGCTGCGGGACGGCCGCGCCGCACGCGGCGACGAGCGGGGCGAGCGGCAGGGTGATCTTGTCGCCGACGCCGCCGGTGGAGTGCTTGTCCGCGGTGGGCCGGGACAGCGCGGAGAAGTCCATGCGCTCGCCGGAGGCGATCATGGCGGCGGTCCAGCGGGCGATCTCGGTGCGGTTCATGCCGTTGAGGAGGATCGCCATGGCCAGCGCCGACATCTGTTCGTCGGCGACCTCGCCCCGGGTGTAGGCGTCGATCACCCAGTCGATCTGCTCGGGGCTGAGTTCGCCCCGGTCCCGCTTGGTGCGGATGACGGAGATGACGTCCATGGCGTGCGTTCCTTTCGGCACAACGGTGTGTGCGGTGGTGGAGGAAGGGGGTGGGGAAGGTGCTGGGGAAGGTGTACGGCCCCGGCGCCGCCGGGTCGCGGCGGCGGCGGGGCCGGGTCAGGGGGTGGGGCAGGGGCCGAGGGGCGGTGGGTGGAGAGTGCCGGTCAGCCCAGGTGTCCGGGGCCGAACGCCTGCGGGAGCATGTCGTCCAGCGTGCGGATCCCCGCCGGGGTCTCCATGACGAGCCCGGGGCCGCCGAACTCGTACAGCAGCTGTCTGCACCGCCCGCACGGCACCAGCACCTTCCCCGCGCCGTCGACGCAGGTGAAGTGGGTGAGGCGGCCGCCGCCCGTCAGGTGCAGGGCGGAGACCAGGCCGCATTCGGCGCACAGCGACAGCCCGTACGACGCGTTCTCGACGTTGCAGCCGCTGATCGTACGGCCGTCGTCGACCAGGGCCGCCGCGCCGACGGGATAGCCGGAGTACGGGGCGTACGCCCGGGACATGGCGTCCTGGGCGACCGCCCGCAGCTCCGTCCAGTCGACGTCGGCGCCGGCCTCCACCGTGCCCGCGGATCCCGCGGAGCCGTCGGCCGTCACTTTCCTTGTCCTCTTCGATAGCGCATGCCGTCAGCCTTGGGCATGCGCAGCCGCTGGGCCGACAACGACAGCACCAGGAGTGTCACGACGTACGGCGTGGCGCCGACGAAGTCCGAGGGGACGGTGTCGGTGACCAGGTACCAGACGAGGATGAGCAGCGCGGCGACCCCGCTCAGGATCGCCTGGAGGCGCGCCTTCCGGTACGCCTTCCACGCGGCGAGCAGCACCAGCAGCACCACGAGCAGGAGCAGCAGCGCGTGCACGGTCTCGCCGCCGTTGCGCAGCTGGAGCGCGTCGGAGAAGCCGAACAGGCCGGCGCCCATGGCGAGCCCGCCGGGCCGCCAGTTGCCGAAGATCATCGCGGCGAGGCCGATGTAACCGCGCCCGCCGGTCTGGCCCTCCAGGTAGATGTGCGAGGGCACGGTGGCGAGGAACGCCCCGCCGAGGCCCGCGAGGCCGCCGGAGATGGCGACCGCCATGTACTTGTACGAGTAGACGTTGACGCCGAGGGACTCGGCCGCGACCGGGTTCTCGCCGCAGGAGCGCAGGCGCAGCCCGAACGGGGTCCGCCAGAGCACCCACCAGCTGCCCACGAAGAGGACGGCCGCGAAGATCGTCAGGACGGAGAGGTTGGTGATCGCGCCGCCGAGGATGCCGGCGATGTCGGAGATCAGGAACCAGTGGTGTCCGGCCAGGGACGTGAGCCCGTCGGAGAGTCCCGGGATCGTGATGTCGGGGACGGAGTCGACGGGTGGGGACTGCTTGGGGTTGCCGCCCAGGGTCTGCGCCTCGCCGGCGTTGAAGAAGATCTTGGCGAGGTACTGGGTGACGCCGAGCGCGAGGAGGTTGATGGCCACACCGGAGACGATGTGGTCGACCCCGAACGTCACGGTCACGACGGCGTGGAGCAGGCCGCCGAGGACACCGAAGGCGATACCGGCGGCGATGCCCAGCCAGGGGTTGGTCTGCCAGCCGATCCAGCCGGCCCCGAAGGTGCCGAGGATCATCATGCCCTCAAGGCCGATGTTGACCACTCCGGCGCGTTCCGACCAGAGGCCGGCCAGGCCCGCGAGGCCGATCGGGACGGCGAGGCCGAGCGAGGCGCTGATCTGGCCGGCCGAGGTGAGCTGGTCGGCGCCGGTGAGGATCCGTACGAGGGAGAGCAGGATCAGCGCGCCCGCGACGATCAGGAGGATCCGCGCGAGGGTCAGCTTGCGCCGGGCCGGCTTGGCGGCCGGGGCCTTGGGCGCCGCGGGGGTGGGAGGCGGGGTGTCGGTCGTCGTGGCGGTCATCGGGCCACCTCCAGCTTCTGGGTCGTGGCCGCCTGGGCGGCGAGTTCGGCGCCGACCCGCTGCTGCTGGCGTTTGAGGCCGTACCGGCGGACGAGTTCGTAGGCGATGACGACGCACA includes these proteins:
- a CDS encoding L,D-transpeptidase family protein; its protein translation is MGSIGRRGAVAAGIAALVVPLTVALGGTPAQAASCSTSTGPNQKQVEKFLGRPVDGKQSAADCKAIRAFQTKHGITPTIGYAGPVTWGVMDLMNKQKAAGKTPNKAGKCPTNKGRIACVDLTRQLSWIQDGKKLVYGPVPVRTGRDKYETRTGLKKIGWRHKDHVSSIYDVPMPYSQFFDGGQAFHSVGVSMWNPPGSHGCVNMTKTAAAKYWSLLKTGDDVFVYGRKPGT
- a CDS encoding sigma-70 family RNA polymerase sigma factor, which encodes MSDLATTEDLDSRLEKHRTELTGYCYRMLGSAFEAEDAVQDTMVRAWRSFDKFEGRSSLRSWLYRIATNVCLDMLNAGNRRARPMDLSAATPVAQAQLNARPEVTWLEPVPDGRVLPSVADPAEQAVERETIRLAFMAALQHLPPKQRAVLILREVLAWKASEVAELLGTTVASVNSALQRARATIAESEPASTDAADPLDEEQKELLERYVTAFEGYDMKALTALLHEDATLSMPPYDLWLRGHDDIVGWMLGVGSVCRGSRLIPTVANGTPAFAHYHPAEDGNGHTPWALMVIEIVDGRISGINSFLDTERWFPLFDLPPRLEKE
- a CDS encoding STAS domain-containing protein, which produces MDATKPIVLVVSGRLGAGDVSRLCDELVARLRGGGVTEVVCDVRGLERPNLAAVDALARLRLTARRRAVRLRVAGAGRELLLLLDLVGLADLVGPYPDRDDDP
- a CDS encoding thymidine phosphorylase, producing the protein MDVISVIRTKRDRGELSPEQIDWVIDAYTRGEVADEQMSALAMAILLNGMNRTEIARWTAAMIASGERMDFSALSRPTADKHSTGGVGDKITLPLAPLVAACGAAVPQLSGRGLGHTGGTLDKLESIPGWRALLSNAEMLHVLESTGAVICAAGDGLAPADKKLYALRDVTGTVEAIPLIASSIMSKKIAEGTGSLVLDVKVGSGAFMKTVEDARELASTMVGLGNDHGVLTVALLTDMATPMGLTAGNALEVRESVEVLAGGGPADVVELTLALAREMLDAAGLRDADPAKALADGSAMDVWRRMVAAQGGDPDAALPVAREQHVITAPSSGVLTRLDAYGVGVAAWRLGAGRARKEDPVQAGAGIELHAKPGDRVTAGQPLLTLHTDTPEKLPYAQEALESTYDIAPPGTPYEPTPVVLERIA
- a CDS encoding cytidine deaminase encodes the protein MEAGADVDWTELRAVAQDAMSRAYAPYSGYPVGAAALVDDGRTISGCNVENASYGLSLCAECGLVSALHLTGGGRLTHFTCVDGAGKVLVPCGRCRQLLYEFGGPGLVMETPAGIRTLDDMLPQAFGPGHLG
- a CDS encoding ABC transporter permease is translated as MTATTTDTPPPTPAAPKAPAAKPARRKLTLARILLIVAGALILLSLVRILTGADQLTSAGQISASLGLAVPIGLAGLAGLWSERAGVVNIGLEGMMILGTFGAGWIGWQTNPWLGIAAGIAFGVLGGLLHAVVTVTFGVDHIVSGVAINLLALGVTQYLAKIFFNAGEAQTLGGNPKQSPPVDSVPDITIPGLSDGLTSLAGHHWFLISDIAGILGGAITNLSVLTIFAAVLFVGSWWVLWRTPFGLRLRSCGENPVAAESLGVNVYSYKYMAVAISGGLAGLGGAFLATVPSHIYLEGQTGGRGYIGLAAMIFGNWRPGGLAMGAGLFGFSDALQLRNGGETVHALLLLLVVLLVLLAAWKAYRKARLQAILSGVAALLILVWYLVTDTVPSDFVGATPYVVTLLVLSLSAQRLRMPKADGMRYRRGQGK